Genomic DNA from Bartonella alsatica:
CTCTCGACTTCATAAGGTGTTTTATGGCACTTTACTTGGATACTTCCTCATAAAAATAAAAAGGGAATATAAAGAATGTTTTCTAGTGAAGAACGCGAAGCGAAAATTCATTATACCAATAATGGATATAAAATCGTAGAATATGGAACCTATACCCTTTGTGCTGTCAGCGGACAAAAAATCCTGCTAGAAGATTTAAAATATTGGAATCATCACCGTCAAGAAGCGTATGCTAGTTGTGAAATTTCCTATCATCGCGAACTTGAGTGTAATCCGTATCTCAGCCAATTGTTAAAAACGCAGAAAAAATAACCAATTGAAAACTATAAATTCATTTCTTTAAAGGAGATGTTTGCGCTCTTTAAAACGGGTCATGACTTCTTCAAGGATTATATGGCAAAAGTCTTTTTGAACAAAATCGACTTTAATATCAAATACAATAAGATTTTTTAAAATTTTTTGCACATTGCTTGTTTGTATACGTACGTAATCTTTAGCAGTTGTAGCTAACCATAAATTTTGAGTTTTAGCCTTTTGTACAAGATTTTTTAAATCTGTATCGGTAAAAAAATAGTGGTCAGGATAAGAGTAGGTTTGGACTACATGACCAGAAAGTTCTTTAATGGATTTAAAAAATTTATTTGGATTGCCAATACCTGCAAATGCCAAAAATGATTTTTTTGCAACCTCTTCAGATGCTAAAGATTTAAGGTACGCATGATACAAAGGTTTTCCAGTATGAGTGGCAGGAAAAGTAATTTTATCATGTGTATCCGAATGACCAATTAACAAAACACCATCTGTCAAAGAAAGTTGTGTTTTTAATGGTGCACGCAATGGTCCTGCTGGAAAAACAAGTCCATTACCAAAACCACGCATTGAATCTACAACGAGCAATGCATAGTCCATATAAAGGCGGCGACTTTGAAATCCGTCATCCATTAAAATCAGATTACATCCTTCTTGCTTGAGACGTTGTGCTGCTGCATAACGATCGGCGGATATGGCAACAAGAGCATGTCGTGCAAGTAAAAGCGATTCATCTCCAACATCGCGCGCATTATCATATTCCTCATTGACAAGATGTACTTCCTTAATTATTCCACCATAACCACGGGATACAACACCGGGCACAAAACCAAGTTTTTTAGCTACTTTGGCAAAAGCAATAACAACAGGTGTTTTACCAGCACCACCGCATGTAAAATTGCCAATACACAAAACTGGAAGATCAATAATAGGGGGATGTCTTGCCATATGGCGACGTGAATAATAACTATAAACCCATGAGATTGGGGCTAACAAAACACGCAAAAAGCTTTTATCTTTCCACCAAAAATATGGCGCGTTAATACGCATATTTACCCCGGTACCGACTTAAACCTGTTTGTATCACAAGAGGTTGCAAAAATGGTTCAAGAACCTTTAATGTGCGTTCGAGTGCACCGGCCATACTTGTTGCAATTTCATAGGCTTTATCAATCATTTCTTGTCGTAATACTTCATTTGTTAAAAGCCTATACACTTGAATAGCAAGCTGTTTTGTATCTTGAATCATATATGCTGCTTCACGCATTAAGAATTGTTCAAACATCTCTTGAAAATTTGAGACATGAGGTCCGGTCAAAATAGCTGAACCAAAAAGAGCCAATTCCAATGGATTGTGTCCACCATTTCCACATAACGACTTTCCAATGAAAGACACTTTTGATAAGCGAAGGAAAAGCCCCATTTCCCCAATCGTATCACCCCAGAAAACGTCTGTATTTGCATCTGGAACAACATTACTGCTTCTACGGATAAAACGCAAACTCTTATTGTTGCATTTTTTAATAAGATCTTCTAAGCGTTGAGGATGGCGGGGCACAATGATTGTCAATAAATCTGGCAAATAATTTTTAAGAATCTTATGAACCTCAAAAGCAATCTCTTCTTCACCTTCATGGGTTGAAACAGCTGCCCAAACTGGGCGGTTGCCGATAGCATTACGGTAATGTGTAAGCAAGGCTTGATTTTCAGCTGGTAAAACATCGGCTTTAAGATTACCAGAAAGTGCAACAGATTTTACTCCAAGGGCATGGTAATAAGCGACATCTCTTTCATTTTGGCCAATAGCCAAGTCAATATGCTTAAAAATATATTTGGCAAGAACAGGACGTTTTTGCCAAGCTTTAAAAGAACGTTCAGACATATGGGCATTAACCAAAATTTGTGGAATACCCATTTTAGCCAATTCTTTAATACGGAGAGGCCAGATTTCCGATTCACAAATTAATGTTAAATCCGGCTTCCAGTGATTGATAAAACGGTGTACTGCCAAATCTAAGTCCAAAGGAGCATATTGATGAATTAACCGATTACCAAACTGTTTTTTCACAAGGGTGGAAGATGTTACAGTACCAGTTGTCAATAATACATTAATACCCAATGATAAAATGTAATCAATAAGAGGGACAAGAGCAAGTGTTTCTCCAACACTGGCGGCATGCAACCAAATGAGTGGGCTTTGAGGTCGTGCTTTATGGCTCTTACCCAAACGCTCTTTTTGGCGCCCCCACTCTTCTTTTCCACGGACAGTACGAAGAAACAGATAAAAAGGTACAACAGGACGTAAACAAAAGCCAATCATTCGATAGATTAAAAAAGCAGCTTGTGCCTTTATTTCCATTCTTAAAACCATCTCATTCACCTGTTTTGAATCGTCTGTAAACTTTTTTATTAAACGATTCATTACTTCTATTCATTGCTTTGATTTTTTTTTCACGAATAGTAAAATATCCCTAATATTTTAGGCAATAAAAAACGCTTCATTTATAAGAATGATTTGGAAAGCAGAAATGCAATTCTATGCCATGTTTTTTCAAGTGTTTTCTCCTATGAAAATGCATACACATAAGGTATGATAGTACAGGTAAATAATTTGGCTAATAAAATAATTCTTTTTCTAATTTTGTGCACTTTATATCCACAATTATAATATTTCTTCAGACTTAAGAAAATTTTGAGCATTAGAAGCCCTTATATTCATATGAACATTAGGTGTTTTTTTCATACTCTCAAACCATGAGCAAATTTAAATTTTCATTTTTGCAAGTGGTATATTATTTCTGAAGGAACAAAGCGAAAAACATAGTAACAACTTTATCCCTTTGAGAATAAAGAAAAGATATTATGTTATATTATCATACAAAAAAGTTGTAAGAAATCTATTATAAACGTTTTCTGCCTTGATAGCATTATCTAAGATTCTTAACTGTGGATTTGTCTAATAAACAAAACATAATTATTCTATCCACACAACAAAAACGATATAAACCTTATTTTATCCGTAAATATTGATTTCTGTATCAAAAACACTTTAAAATGCAGTACTTTTTTCTGAGTTCTTTACTCTTCTTTGATATATATCGAATCTAAAAAATTCAATTTTTCTATATGCATATAACTTAAGGAAATGGTGATCAAATATTCAAGTCTTACTTATGTATCGCTTATTTCAGAGTCAAAAAATTGATGCAAGTCAACGATATAATAACGTTGTAATGCGTTGTCTACACTGCTTTGTGCTTTCGCATGCCATGCCTCTTGAGCTGATTGATAATCTGGAAAAATACCAACTACATCTAAATCATCAATATTCTTGAATTGATTACTATTAAGATTTTTTAATTCTCCACCAAATACAAGATGCAAACATTGTTTTTTTTCACTGGTTTCAGTCATATGTGCCTCCATATCATTAAGAAATTTTAGCGCGTTTTTATGTGATTAAACTAACTTTGCTTGACGAACAACATCTATCATATCTTGACAGCAATTATTTTTACCAGCAATTAAAATTCCATATTGATAAGGTTCAATTCTGTAAGATATAATAGGTGTATCAAGCGATAGAAAACAACCTCCGCTTTCCTGTAAAATAAGATCAGCTGCAGCAATATCCCATGCATGACAATTCGGACGAACCAATACAATATCAATCTCATTTTGAGCAACAAGAACAATACGATACGCGAGAGAAGGAATGTGGCGATAAAAATTGACTTGATTGCAAAAATCATCTGGTAATTTTTGCGCTAGTGATTTATCGAGTGAAACTTTGTACTTTCCATTAATTTGAGAAGCTAAAAGAGGGAGTTTTGTACCATTTAATGTTGCCCCGCTACCAGCAACAGCTGCATAAACATCTCCCTGAGCTGGACATTGTACAACACCTACAATAGGACGCCCATTCTCAATAATAGCAATCGAAATACACCAATAAGTGCTATCTGAAAGAAAACCACGAGTTCCATCAATAGGGTCAACTACAAAGTAGCGTTCATAAATTCTTTGATACCGATCATCTTTTGTTTCTTCTGAAATCCATCCATAATTTGGGCGTGCTCTAAGAAGCTTTTCCTTCAAAAAGTGATCAACTGCAAAATCTGCTTCACTGACTGGTGAATTACCTTCTTTCATCCAAACGTTCAACGCACATCCAAAATACCTCATTGCTAAATTTCCTGCCTCTCGACAAACATCAAGCAAGAGAGTTAAGTCAGAAGAATAATGCGTATTATTTTCCTGCAAGTGTCATACCTTCAATTAATAATGTTGGAGCGGTTGTACCATAACGTCGATCAATATCGTTCGCAGGTGTTAAGTGTGCTAACATATGAAGTAAATTAGAACCTAGTGTTATTTCACTTACTGGATAAGCAATTTCGCCGTTTTCAATCCAAAAACCAGCAGCACCACGACTATATTGGCCCGTAACAAAATCAATACCATGCCCAAATAATTCTGTAACATAAAAACCATTTTGCAAATCTTTTATCATATCATGAGGCGATATTAAACCCGGTTCAATAGCAAAATTGGTACTCATTGGTTGAATCGATGACGCTGAACGGACACCATGACCATTAGTTTTCAGTCCCAATTCACGCGCTGAAGATGATGAAAGGAGCCAGTTTTTTAAAATACCATTTTCAATAATATTTAATGTTTGTCCTTCTACTCCCTCTTCATCGAAAGGACGAGAAGCAATTCCACGCAATCGCAAAGGTTGATCAGTTACATTAACATCTGGTTTCATCACTGCTTTTCCCAAGAGATTTTGTAAAAGGCTTGTTTTGCGTGCCACGGATGCTCCATTCACCATCGATGCGATATGCCCGGCGATTCCACGAGCTGTACGCGGATCAAAAATAACATCTACAACTCCTGTAGCAGCACGAACTGCTCCCAAACGTCGAACTGCACCAATACCCGCCTTTCTTCCAACAATTTCTGCTGCTTCCAAATCAGAAAAATGTAAGGCAGTTGTATAATCATAATCTCGTTCCATTTCTGTGCCCTCACCAGCAAGGGCACTGCAAGAACGAGAAAAACAACTGGAGTGATAAGTTCCACAAAAACCATCGCTGGTTACAAGAACAAATCCGCTATGACCATAAGCTGTCGTGGCTCCACCAGAGTTGCTCACTCCTTTAACATCAAGAGCTGCTGCTTCCATTTTTAAAGCATCTTCTGTGAGAAAATGACTAGGTGGAATAAAATCATCAAAAAGATCAAGATCTTTAGGTTGTGTAACTAAAGCTTCTTTATCTGCCAAACCTTCAAATAAACTGTCAGGAGAAGCTTTCGCCATCATAACAGCATGTTCTGCAAGTTCTTGAGGATAAGACGCTAAATTCGCAGAAACACTTGCCACTTTTTTGCCGACAAAAACTCTTAATGTAAAATCATTGCTTTCTGAGGCTTCTGTCGATTCGACTTTCCCAAAACGAACTGATACGCTGGTAGAATGTGTGCGAACAATAACAGCATCAGCAGCATTTGCCCCAGAACGCTTTGCCGATTCAATCAATGAAGAGGCTTTATCAATCTGGTTCTTTTCAGTCATCATGGACTCCTTTAAACATTGATCATTCATATGGGTAGCAATTTGGAAAGTTTATACAAAATATAACTTTTGTATATACATAGATAGAAAAGTATGCATTATTAAAGCATTCTTTTTCTTTTAACGAATTGAGCAATTTCTTTTTTAACTTCTTTTTAAAAAGGTGCAATATATTATTAATTTTTTGGCTTCAATCATTCGAATTCACTGTATGCCATTGCACAAGCTAAACCCGCGTTTATAATTAAACAAACAAGCAACCACGCAATGATACTGTGACTTTAACGTCAAATTTTCAAGCGTTCCAATAATTGGAAAATATTCTAAACCACATGCCTTTTAGTCATTAAGCACTAAATTGATTTTCATGTTATCTCCTCTATAGTATTCTTTAGTTCTTACGCAAGCGTAAGGAAAAACCTCTATAATACTCCTTCTTTAACATTTATGTGCTCTCTTCTCATGAATGCAATAATTTGGTGAATAAAACACAAAACATAGAAAGTACAAAAGATAACTGCGTTCATTATGATTTACTCAGAAAAGTAGTCATAAGTTTCTTTTACTCTGTATGCAGATGTCAATACAGACTCTCTGTTTCATGGCTATCTAAATAAGTTATCATCATGCACTCTTTTTCGGTGTTACAAAGTACAAAAGACAGCATTTTGCCTTTTTTATGCATCGTAGTTAATCGGCTATTATGTTATTAATTAAAAAAGCCTGATCGATTTTCTCTATATCTATCCTTGGATTTAGTTTCGAAATCAGAATGCTGTTTCAATTAATTCTGGAAGAATGATAGTTCATAATCTCTTAAACGAGTACAGAGGTATTTGCCAATAACGAAATATCTTTGCACATAAAATAAGCTTTTTGAATAAATACATTCAATGAAATCTAGTCAATTTTTATAAAATAGATATTGCACTTATTTTATTATAGAAGCTTTAGTATAGAATCGATTGTACACAATGGTCTGATTAGATTTAAACAGATAAAAAAGTACTCTTTGGAATGGGATTATAAAATTCCTATGGTTCAAAGACTCAATTCTCACGTGGGCTATAATAACTTACACCATATTCTTTTGAAAAAATATCAATTTTCTTCAATAAATTGAGCATTACTACGAGATAGTTTTATTTCCAGAATGAGGGAGGGAAGGGTATGAGTGAGAGATTCTTTGCTAATGTTAGGAGCACATTAATTCTATGTGGACTGGTTGAATTTTCAATCCTTTGAGAAAGAGTTTTTTGCCTCATGGGTTTCCATGGAGCGTTTTGGCAGGTTCCCCAGTTTACAATTTACTGGTTATGGCAATGACCCTAAAATCATCCGTAGGGTTTGGTTTCCGGAAGAATTTAGGGATCGGGTTTTTAATGCTATCACCACAACTATTCGAAGAGCAAAGCCCATTCAGATGCTTCATTGGATCAATGATAGAACCTATAGTGCTATTCTCTATAGTCTCATAGTGATCACCACTATTAGTAAAGACCACGACTTTATCAGTCGCTCTGGTCAATCCCAGCGTATCCGCTATTCCATCAGTTTTTGTCCTTTTTTGACGGCGGAAAACCGCAAGAACAATATCAGGTGGGAATAAACTCCATGAAGATACCAGAAAAGCATGTTTTTGTAGAATTAGAGGATTTGAGTTTCGATCTCGTCTGCTTTCAATATGCTATGGCTATGTTAAGGGACTGCAGACAAATTGGGGGACTGGATGGTTATTTAGAAGCTACGTTGGAAGCCAATCCAGAGATTGCCAAATGTGGAGCTCTTTTATTACAGAGCTTAAAAGTCATTCTGCCTGAATTTGTGATGTATGAAAAGAACAATGTGGGCAAGCGGCTATGGGATTAATGCGCACGCATTCCTTTATTGAAGTGAGAGTAGGAGATAAGCTTGTTCATGAAGTTTTTTATCAATGTTTTTAATGGCTACCATCACTGATCATGCTGGCAATGAAGTTGATACATTTGAAGCAGAACTTGATGATAGTGGTAATGATTTAGAGATTCCCTTGAGCTTACAGTGCGCTGCAGGTAATCTTTAGCGATGAGAACAGCATGATTGCTTTTATGAGGTATTTTATTGTCGAGTCGGTTATGAGTTGTGGTGGCAGCGATGGAAAAATCTTGCGCCTTTGTGGCAAAAGCGCCTCTATGCGTGAGGAAATCAAGGAACAAAGCAGTGAACACTTTGACCATAAAACCATTGTGAAGATTGTTGAGATAGTCGCTAAACGTCATGACTATCAAGCAAAGGTGAGCTCGCGATTTGCCAAATAAACCTTACCTACCTTATGTGGTGAGCACGGATCAGTTTGCGATTGATTTTTTAACTTGCCTTGTTAACCGAATGCG
This window encodes:
- the lpxK gene encoding tetraacyldisaccharide 4'-kinase, which translates into the protein MRINAPYFWWKDKSFLRVLLAPISWVYSYYSRRHMARHPPIIDLPVLCIGNFTCGGAGKTPVVIAFAKVAKKLGFVPGVVSRGYGGIIKEVHLVNEEYDNARDVGDESLLLARHALVAISADRYAAAQRLKQEGCNLILMDDGFQSRRLYMDYALLVVDSMRGFGNGLVFPAGPLRAPLKTQLSLTDGVLLIGHSDTHDKITFPATHTGKPLYHAYLKSLASEEVAKKSFLAFAGIGNPNKFFKSIKELSGHVVQTYSYPDHYFFTDTDLKNLVQKAKTQNLWLATTAKDYVRIQTSNVQKILKNLIVFDIKVDFVQKDFCHIILEEVMTRFKERKHLL
- a CDS encoding tail protein X, giving the protein MKIPEKHVFVELEDLSFDLVCFQYAMAMLRDCRQIGGLDGYLEATLEANPEIAKCGALLLQSLKVILPEFVMYEKNNVGKRLWD
- a CDS encoding 3'(2'),5'-bisphosphate nucleotidase CysQ, with amino-acid sequence MQENNTHYSSDLTLLLDVCREAGNLAMRYFGCALNVWMKEGNSPVSEADFAVDHFLKEKLLRARPNYGWISEETKDDRYQRIYERYFVVDPIDGTRGFLSDSTYWCISIAIIENGRPIVGVVQCPAQGDVYAAVAGSGATLNGTKLPLLASQINGKYKVSLDKSLAQKLPDDFCNQVNFYRHIPSLAYRIVLVAQNEIDIVLVRPNCHAWDIAAADLILQESGGCFLSLDTPIISYRIEPYQYGILIAGKNNCCQDMIDVVRQAKLV
- a CDS encoding TldD/PmbA family protein → MTEKNQIDKASSLIESAKRSGANAADAVIVRTHSTSVSVRFGKVESTEASESNDFTLRVFVGKKVASVSANLASYPQELAEHAVMMAKASPDSLFEGLADKEALVTQPKDLDLFDDFIPPSHFLTEDALKMEAAALDVKGVSNSGGATTAYGHSGFVLVTSDGFCGTYHSSCFSRSCSALAGEGTEMERDYDYTTALHFSDLEAAEIVGRKAGIGAVRRLGAVRAATGVVDVIFDPRTARGIAGHIASMVNGASVARKTSLLQNLLGKAVMKPDVNVTDQPLRLRGIASRPFDEEGVEGQTLNIIENGILKNWLLSSSSARELGLKTNGHGVRSASSIQPMSTNFAIEPGLISPHDMIKDLQNGFYVTELFGHGIDFVTGQYSRGAAGFWIENGEIAYPVSEITLGSNLLHMLAHLTPANDIDRRYGTTAPTLLIEGMTLAGK
- a CDS encoding DUF4170 domain-containing protein; this encodes MTETSEKKQCLHLVFGGELKNLNSNQFKNIDDLDVVGIFPDYQSAQEAWHAKAQSSVDNALQRYYIVDLHQFFDSEISDT
- a CDS encoding DUF2093 domain-containing protein, with the protein product MFSSEEREAKIHYTNNGYKIVEYGTYTLCAVSGQKILLEDLKYWNHHRQEAYASCEISYHRELECNPYLSQLLKTQKK
- the waaA gene encoding lipid IV(A) 3-deoxy-D-manno-octulosonic acid transferase, yielding MEIKAQAAFLIYRMIGFCLRPVVPFYLFLRTVRGKEEWGRQKERLGKSHKARPQSPLIWLHAASVGETLALVPLIDYILSLGINVLLTTGTVTSSTLVKKQFGNRLIHQYAPLDLDLAVHRFINHWKPDLTLICESEIWPLRIKELAKMGIPQILVNAHMSERSFKAWQKRPVLAKYIFKHIDLAIGQNERDVAYYHALGVKSVALSGNLKADVLPAENQALLTHYRNAIGNRPVWAAVSTHEGEEEIAFEVHKILKNYLPDLLTIIVPRHPQRLEDLIKKCNNKSLRFIRRSSNVVPDANTDVFWGDTIGEMGLFLRLSKVSFIGKSLCGNGGHNPLELALFGSAILTGPHVSNFQEMFEQFLMREAAYMIQDTKQLAIQVYRLLTNEVLRQEMIDKAYEIATSMAGALERTLKVLEPFLQPLVIQTGLSRYRGKYAY